The Comamonas sp. GB3 AK4-5 genome includes a region encoding these proteins:
- a CDS encoding MAPEG family protein: protein MHSSNAILWPVFALAFWTLCMLLLVALRRARSGIHPREYALGDSPKAEQAVTLANRNYMNLLELPVLFYVACLMAYVSGTASGVLLALAWAYVLLRVLHSLVHVSYNKVVHRFVVFVASNLVLTLLWIWLGLHVLASRSAG from the coding sequence ATGCATTCTTCCAACGCTATTCTCTGGCCTGTTTTTGCGCTGGCTTTCTGGACCCTGTGCATGCTGCTGCTTGTGGCCCTGCGCCGCGCGCGCTCCGGCATCCACCCTCGTGAATACGCGCTGGGCGATTCGCCCAAGGCCGAGCAGGCCGTGACGCTGGCCAACCGCAACTACATGAATTTGCTGGAGTTGCCGGTGCTGTTCTACGTGGCCTGTCTGATGGCCTATGTCTCAGGCACTGCCAGCGGCGTGCTGCTGGCGCTGGCCTGGGCCTATGTGCTGCTGCGTGTGCTGCACAGCCTGGTACATGTCAGCTACAACAAGGTGGTGCACCGGTTTGTGGTGTTTGTTGCCAGCAATCTGGTGCTGACGCTGCTGTGGATCTGGCTGGGACTGCATGTGTTGGCCAGCCGCAGCGCTGGCTGA
- a CDS encoding amino acid ABC transporter substrate-binding protein: MKHKNFKTWLLAVVAVLGCASPGRAQDLPQEIRIGWAISRTGSYAGGASTTVIPNYEMWKADLEKAGGLEVGGKKIPVKFFEYDDRSSSEEAVRAVERLISHDKVDFVLPPWGTAMNLAVGPILDRYGYPHLATTMISDRMPELRDRWQNIFFFTLTSSDYAKGVVDLLSKMRTEGQIQGKVAVVNVADQFGIEMVKAGREALVKAGFQLVYESSYPMGTQEFQSTLSEVKRRQPDVFLAFSYPPDTLALNDQARAVGFNPKVFYTAIGTAFPVFKERLGANAQGVLGLGGVSAELPVTRAYRERHRQMFKQEADYNGSAVTYATLQVLAQAIAHTRSVDRKTVSLDIRTGVFDTVIGKFRLKNRIWSEASLVGQWQDGVFQPVAPDQAIGVKPIHTPKPPWKP; the protein is encoded by the coding sequence ATGAAACACAAAAACTTTAAGACCTGGCTGCTGGCCGTGGTCGCTGTCCTCGGCTGTGCCAGCCCTGGCCGGGCCCAGGATCTGCCCCAGGAGATCCGCATAGGCTGGGCGATTTCCAGAACCGGGAGCTATGCCGGTGGCGCCAGCACGACGGTGATTCCCAACTACGAGATGTGGAAGGCCGACCTGGAAAAAGCGGGTGGCCTTGAAGTCGGGGGCAAGAAGATTCCCGTCAAGTTCTTCGAGTACGACGACCGCAGCAGCTCCGAAGAGGCCGTGCGCGCCGTGGAGCGATTGATCAGCCACGACAAGGTGGACTTTGTGCTGCCGCCCTGGGGCACGGCCATGAACCTGGCCGTGGGGCCCATTCTGGACCGCTATGGCTATCCGCATCTGGCCACGACCATGATCTCGGACCGCATGCCCGAGCTGCGCGATCGCTGGCAGAACATCTTCTTTTTCACGTTGACTTCCAGCGACTATGCCAAAGGGGTGGTCGATCTGCTGAGCAAGATGCGCACCGAGGGCCAGATCCAGGGCAAGGTGGCCGTGGTCAATGTGGCCGACCAGTTCGGCATAGAAATGGTCAAGGCCGGCCGCGAGGCCCTGGTCAAGGCCGGCTTCCAGCTGGTCTATGAGAGCAGCTATCCCATGGGAACCCAGGAGTTCCAGTCCACTCTCAGCGAGGTCAAACGCCGCCAGCCCGATGTCTTTCTGGCCTTCAGCTACCCGCCCGACACACTGGCCCTGAACGACCAGGCACGCGCAGTGGGCTTCAATCCCAAGGTCTTCTACACGGCCATAGGCACGGCGTTCCCGGTGTTCAAGGAAAGACTGGGCGCGAATGCCCAGGGCGTGCTGGGCCTGGGCGGTGTCAGCGCCGAGCTGCCCGTCACGCGGGCCTACCGGGAGCGCCATCGCCAGATGTTCAAGCAGGAGGCCGACTACAACGGCAGCGCCGTGACCTATGCCACGTTGCAGGTGCTGGCGCAGGCGATTGCCCACACCCGATCGGTGGACCGCAAAACCGTGTCGCTCGATATCCGCACCGGCGTTTTCGACACCGTGATCGGCAAGTTCAGGCTCAAGAATCGCATCTGGTCCGAGGCCTCGCTCGTAGGCCAGTGGCAGGACGGGGTCTTCCAGCCCGTGGCGCCCGACCAGGCCATAGGCGTCAAACCCATACACACGCCCAAGCCGCCCTGGAAGCCTTGA
- a CDS encoding AraC family transcriptional regulator, with protein MVQLLFPHGQACTHALAVQDRIAYWEAQNASGLVGLRCTTHAEEGLLVRKRHYDLGPVQLTEIHGNQHVIERPRDMLKTHPKDSIFACLLLQGRAFFLQGEDCLALEAGDVVVYSTDRCYLYGFATAMHQVVVECDAASLLGQGYSQRPDKAIKVDRFGSGWSQMAVELKSAVLGFLQNPALESVDAVCLRCRAALHLLACQRPLEAEGNEAWRWRLQQAEVYIQDHLDQVELDAAEVALALGISVRHLNRIFAHNDSSTADWIWRQRALRAEQEMQRHLGRALSLGDLSCRLGFASQSHFSRVFRRYFQMSPSDYRQSLLAGRP; from the coding sequence ATGGTGCAACTGCTTTTTCCCCATGGTCAGGCATGCACGCATGCACTTGCAGTGCAAGACCGCATTGCCTATTGGGAGGCGCAAAACGCATCTGGTCTCGTAGGCCTCAGGTGCACGACCCATGCCGAGGAGGGGCTTTTGGTGCGCAAGCGGCACTACGACCTGGGGCCGGTGCAACTGACCGAGATTCATGGCAACCAGCATGTGATCGAGCGTCCCAGGGACATGCTCAAAACCCACCCCAAGGACTCTATCTTCGCCTGTCTGCTGCTGCAGGGGCGCGCTTTTTTTCTGCAGGGCGAGGACTGCCTGGCCCTGGAGGCAGGCGATGTGGTCGTCTACTCCACAGACCGCTGCTATCTCTATGGCTTTGCCACGGCCATGCACCAAGTGGTGGTCGAATGCGATGCCGCCAGCCTGCTGGGCCAGGGCTACAGCCAAAGGCCTGACAAGGCCATCAAGGTGGACCGCTTTGGCTCTGGATGGTCCCAGATGGCCGTGGAGCTCAAATCGGCCGTGCTGGGGTTTTTGCAAAATCCCGCGCTGGAATCGGTGGACGCGGTATGCCTGCGCTGCCGCGCGGCCTTGCATCTGCTGGCGTGCCAGCGCCCGCTGGAGGCCGAAGGCAACGAGGCCTGGCGCTGGCGCTTGCAGCAGGCCGAGGTCTATATCCAGGACCACCTGGACCAGGTCGAGCTCGATGCGGCCGAAGTCGCTCTGGCACTGGGTATTTCGGTCAGGCATCTGAACCGCATTTTTGCGCACAACGACTCGAGCACGGCCGACTGGATCTGGCGCCAGCGTGCGCTGCGCGCCGAGCAGGAAATGCAGCGCCATCTGGGACGAGCCCTGTCGCTGGGGGATTTGTCATGCCGGCTGGGCTTTGCCAGCCAGTCGCATTTCTCTCGTGTGTTCAGGCGCTATTTCCAGATGAGCCCCAGCGACTACAGGCAAAGCCTTCTTGCGGGAAGGCCCTGA
- a CDS encoding ABC transporter ATP-binding protein: MSPLLQVQGLGCRFGGLVAVDGLSFELCRGEILGLIGPNGSGKTTVMNLLSGALPVRTGRLWFDGHDIRRLPAHAIARLGMARTFQLVRVLGSMNCLENVKAGLAFGARPVWGREAVPRALQLLERVGLAGWADAAAAELTYINQKKLELARALSLSPSLLLLDEWLAGLNPTELQEGMGLLASLRDEGLSMLMVEHVMHAIRGLCSRVVVMNAGARIAEGRPAEVLALPEVVAAYLGDEDA, encoded by the coding sequence ATGAGTCCTCTGCTGCAGGTTCAAGGCCTGGGCTGCCGTTTTGGCGGGCTGGTGGCGGTCGACGGGCTGAGCTTCGAGCTGTGCCGCGGCGAGATCCTGGGGCTGATCGGGCCCAATGGCTCGGGCAAAACCACGGTCATGAACCTGCTCTCGGGTGCCTTGCCTGTTCGCACGGGCAGGCTGTGGTTTGACGGGCATGACATTCGCCGCCTGCCTGCCCATGCCATTGCACGCCTGGGTATGGCGCGCACCTTTCAATTGGTGCGGGTTCTGGGCTCCATGAACTGTCTGGAGAACGTGAAAGCCGGCCTGGCCTTTGGTGCCCGCCCGGTCTGGGGCCGCGAGGCAGTGCCGCGTGCGCTACAACTGTTGGAGCGCGTAGGCCTTGCGGGCTGGGCCGATGCGGCCGCCGCCGAGCTCACCTATATCAACCAGAAAAAGCTGGAGCTGGCCCGGGCGCTGAGCCTGAGTCCCAGCCTGCTGCTGCTGGACGAATGGCTGGCCGGACTCAACCCCACGGAGCTGCAAGAGGGCATGGGGCTGCTGGCCTCGCTGCGTGACGAGGGCCTGAGCATGCTCATGGTCGAGCATGTCATGCATGCCATACGCGGGCTGTGCAGCCGCGTGGTGGTCATGAATGCGGGCGCCAGGATTGCCGAAGGCCGGCCTGCAGAGGTGCTGGCCTTGCCCGAGGTGGTGGCGGCCTATCTGGGAGACGAAGATGCTTGA
- a CDS encoding DUF6678 family protein, translating into MHPKALALVRQRALAPLMNQTKWTELTQALDQVGDNGPRVSIKYIDRETVDGPSHIHWQEFLLQGSEWCEWMDIHSCEPVHRGQLLPPGERDHCQEILQTLKQVGVPFSLQAKGFRVWAYVDGGQPPELVR; encoded by the coding sequence ATGCACCCCAAAGCCCTGGCCCTGGTGCGCCAACGCGCACTTGCGCCCTTGATGAATCAGACCAAATGGACCGAGCTGACCCAGGCCCTGGACCAAGTGGGTGACAACGGCCCCCGGGTCTCCATCAAGTACATAGACCGCGAGACGGTGGATGGCCCCAGCCATATCCACTGGCAGGAGTTTCTCCTGCAAGGCAGCGAATGGTGTGAGTGGATGGACATCCACAGCTGCGAGCCGGTGCACCGCGGCCAACTGCTCCCACCCGGCGAGCGGGACCACTGCCAGGAAATCCTGCAGACCCTGAAACAGGTGGGCGTGCCCTTCAGCCTGCAAGCAAAGGGGTTCAGAGTCTGGGCCTATGTGGATGGCGGGCAGCCGCCAGAGCTGGTGCGCTGA
- a CDS encoding branched-chain amino acid ABC transporter permease — translation MPLLDALLNGLTLGGMYALIAMGLGLQYGVARIMNLAYGQFLIASAFAAFWLFARHGLSPLLSLLLLPPLAFACNWLLYRILLMPLVRRAKSRSALEVDSILLSFGLLFVIEGLVLALFGGNYVNYAYLGQVVVVLGTPLALNRLLALGFALLLGSLLYAFLHRSRYGTALRAVSVSPQAAQLVAIDVRAAAAMAFALGGTMVAASGVLVSMFLTFNVSMGVVFTMKALIVVIMGGVGSLAGCLVAGLVLGLTESLVATFIAPGLTLVATFALFLGLLMLRPTGLFKGAAA, via the coding sequence ATGCCCTTGCTCGATGCGCTGCTCAATGGCCTGACCCTGGGGGGCATGTATGCCCTGATCGCCATGGGGCTGGGCCTGCAGTACGGCGTGGCGCGCATCATGAATCTGGCCTATGGTCAGTTTCTGATCGCCTCCGCGTTTGCTGCGTTCTGGCTGTTTGCCCGCCATGGGCTCAGTCCCTTGCTGAGCCTGCTGCTGCTGCCGCCTCTGGCCTTTGCCTGCAACTGGCTGCTCTACCGCATCCTGCTCATGCCGCTGGTGCGCCGGGCCAAGAGCCGCAGCGCGCTGGAGGTGGACAGCATTTTGCTCAGCTTCGGTCTGCTGTTCGTGATCGAGGGCCTGGTGCTGGCGCTGTTCGGCGGCAATTACGTCAACTATGCCTATCTGGGCCAGGTGGTCGTGGTGCTGGGAACGCCCCTGGCCTTGAACCGTCTGCTGGCCCTGGGCTTCGCCTTGCTGCTGGGCAGCCTGCTCTACGCTTTTTTGCATCGCAGCCGCTACGGAACGGCCTTGCGCGCCGTGTCCGTCTCCCCGCAAGCGGCCCAGCTCGTGGCCATCGACGTGCGCGCCGCAGCGGCCATGGCCTTTGCCCTGGGCGGGACCATGGTGGCCGCCAGCGGCGTGCTGGTGAGCATGTTTCTGACCTTCAATGTCAGCATGGGCGTGGTCTTCACCATGAAGGCCTTGATCGTGGTCATCATGGGCGGCGTGGGTAGCCTGGCCGGCTGCCTGGTGGCGGGCCTGGTGCTGGGGCTGACCGAGAGCCTAGTGGCCACCTTTATTGCACCGGGGCTGACCTTGGTGGCGACCTTTGCGCTGTTTCTGGGCTTGCTGATGCTACGGCCCACGGGCTTGTTCAAAGGGGCAGCGGCATGA
- a CDS encoding branched-chain amino acid ABC transporter permease, protein MRRGQAWGVVLGLLVLGALAVLPLLPWVDSGYAVSMAINLLMYVVLATAWALFSGSGGHVSLATAAFFGLGSYVVAVLGGDMAWPWVLACAALACALVAAFVGLATLRLHGVYFVIFSFGLAEFIRQFVIWYEANVSGSVGRYVFLDISQAQILWQLCALTLLLFVLGWWLVRSRLGLAMRMMGDDELVARHCGVNTTRAKLLVFAFSAVFMGLAGAVMAPRWTYIDPNIAFNPMVSFQTLIMALLGGASRLHGPLLGVFPLVLLFEYLWTSFPNHYSILLGLSFLLIVYLLPKGVLGWFDRVARGGPA, encoded by the coding sequence ATGAGGCGGGGCCAGGCCTGGGGTGTGGTGCTCGGCTTGCTGGTGCTGGGGGCGTTGGCCGTTTTGCCATTGCTGCCCTGGGTGGACAGCGGCTATGCGGTGTCCATGGCCATCAACTTGCTGATGTACGTGGTGCTGGCCACGGCCTGGGCCTTGTTCTCGGGCAGCGGTGGTCATGTGTCCCTGGCCACGGCGGCTTTTTTCGGCCTGGGCTCCTATGTGGTGGCCGTGCTTGGCGGCGATATGGCCTGGCCCTGGGTGCTGGCCTGTGCGGCCCTGGCCTGCGCCCTGGTGGCGGCCTTCGTGGGGCTGGCCACCTTGCGCCTGCATGGCGTGTATTTTGTGATCTTCAGTTTTGGCCTGGCCGAGTTCATACGCCAGTTCGTGATCTGGTATGAGGCGAATGTGTCGGGGTCGGTGGGACGCTATGTGTTTCTCGATATCAGCCAGGCCCAGATCCTCTGGCAGCTGTGCGCCCTGACCCTGCTTTTGTTTGTGCTGGGCTGGTGGCTGGTGCGCTCCAGGCTGGGCCTGGCCATGCGCATGATGGGGGACGACGAGCTTGTGGCCCGCCACTGCGGCGTCAACACCACGCGTGCCAAGCTGCTGGTGTTCGCATTCAGCGCGGTCTTCATGGGGCTTGCGGGCGCGGTGATGGCGCCGCGCTGGACCTATATAGATCCCAACATCGCTTTCAACCCCATGGTGTCGTTCCAGACCCTGATCATGGCCTTGCTGGGTGGGGCGAGTCGGTTGCACGGGCCGCTGCTGGGCGTGTTTCCCCTGGTGCTGTTGTTCGAGTATTTGTGGACCAGCTTTCCCAACCACTACAGCATCTTGCTGGGCCTGAGCTTTTTGCTCATCGTGTACCTGCTGCCCAAGGGCGTGCTGGGTTGGTTCGATAGAGTGGCAAGAGGAGGGCCGGCATGA
- a CDS encoding DUF2199 domain-containing protein, producing the protein MAAIFAFTCSCCEQVHEGSPSFGFAAPTPYTRLTEDEQSRIAELSEDLCVIRHPEGTQYFVRAILEVPIHGVEEPFLWGVWVSASASSFQRYVDSYEHPPEDKGFFGWLSNHIGLYPTDQSRPADVWIQTDGTRPQVVLHRSRDGTDSDALVIDQHQGISIARAQELAEQAMHGQPSQRKTADGS; encoded by the coding sequence ATGGCTGCCATCTTTGCATTCACCTGCTCCTGCTGTGAGCAGGTACACGAGGGCTCGCCCAGCTTCGGCTTTGCTGCGCCCACGCCCTATACCCGGCTGACGGAGGACGAGCAATCCCGGATCGCGGAGCTGAGCGAGGACCTGTGCGTGATCCGCCACCCCGAAGGCACGCAGTACTTTGTGCGCGCCATTCTGGAAGTGCCGATTCACGGCGTGGAGGAGCCTTTTCTGTGGGGCGTGTGGGTGTCGGCCAGCGCCAGCAGCTTCCAGCGCTATGTGGACAGCTATGAGCACCCGCCAGAGGACAAAGGATTCTTTGGCTGGCTCAGCAACCACATCGGTCTCTACCCCACGGACCAATCCCGCCCGGCCGATGTGTGGATACAAACCGATGGCACCCGCCCGCAGGTGGTGTTGCACCGCAGCCGGGATGGCACAGACAGCGATGCCCTGGTGATCGACCAACACCAAGGTATCAGCATCGCCCGCGCGCAGGAGCTGGCAGAGCAGGCCATGCACGGTCAGCCATCGCAACGCAAGACAGCTGACGGCAGCTGA
- a CDS encoding SDR family NAD(P)-dependent oxidoreductase has protein sequence MTVLQDKVCIITGGGGSLGVAGARKLLAHGARVLLVDQSPALLQAAQAQLGTFAAHVATHAADVADEVQTRAYVEAALGRWGRLDVLVCNAGINGDIVPITAYDTAQFERVMRVNVLGSFLACKHGLPRMGQGGSVIVVSSVVGVTADPGICAYAASKHGLIGLMRVAAKEAAARGIRVNALAPGPIDNAFQQDIEQRLSRVLGHDAGRMLDGAIALGRHGRAEEIAELMLFLASDASSFCTGAVFMADGGMSI, from the coding sequence ATGACTGTGTTGCAGGACAAGGTATGCATCATCACCGGTGGGGGCGGCAGCCTGGGGGTGGCGGGGGCGCGCAAGCTGTTGGCCCATGGGGCGCGGGTGTTGCTGGTGGACCAGAGTCCGGCCTTGCTGCAGGCTGCCCAGGCGCAGCTCGGCACGTTCGCAGCGCATGTGGCCACGCACGCGGCCGATGTGGCCGATGAGGTGCAAACCCGGGCCTATGTGGAGGCGGCCCTGGGCCGCTGGGGGCGGCTGGATGTGCTGGTCTGCAATGCTGGCATCAACGGTGACATCGTCCCCATCACGGCGTATGACACGGCCCAGTTCGAGCGCGTCATGCGCGTCAATGTGCTGGGCAGTTTTCTGGCCTGCAAGCACGGCCTGCCCCGCATGGGCCAGGGCGGCAGCGTCATTGTGGTGTCCAGCGTGGTGGGGGTCACGGCCGATCCCGGCATCTGCGCCTATGCGGCCTCAAAGCATGGGCTGATAGGCCTGATGCGCGTGGCTGCCAAGGAGGCTGCAGCGCGTGGCATACGGGTCAACGCCCTGGCGCCTGGGCCCATAGACAACGCGTTCCAGCAAGATATAGAGCAGCGCCTGAGCCGCGTGCTGGGGCACGACGCAGGTCGCATGCTCGATGGCGCCATCGCCCTTGGGCGCCATGGCCGGGCCGAAGAAATCGCCGAGCTGATGCTGTTCTTGGCCAGCGATGCCAGCAGCTTTTGCACCGGTGCGGTGTTCATGGCCGATGGTGGCATGAGCATTTGA
- a CDS encoding 2,4'-dihydroxyacetophenone dioxygenase family protein: MVAKAPGQEFWRSIPAIAHVFKPDTQREAYIPNAATDDMRMYVPFTETVTSRPLWISPERNMWCDILQATSAGLVNRHYHPHEVFAYTISGQWSYLEHDWVATRGDFVYESPGEGHTLVAHEHAEAMRVLFIVKGPLIWLDKHGNADGYFDVHDYIAMCRTHYDSVGLGAARLQTLFR; encoded by the coding sequence ATGGTCGCCAAGGCACCGGGTCAGGAGTTCTGGAGAAGCATTCCCGCCATCGCGCATGTGTTCAAACCGGACACCCAGCGGGAGGCCTACATTCCCAACGCGGCCACGGACGACATGCGCATGTACGTCCCTTTCACCGAGACCGTGACTTCGCGCCCGCTGTGGATCTCTCCCGAGCGCAATATGTGGTGCGACATCTTGCAGGCCACCAGTGCCGGGTTGGTGAATCGCCACTACCACCCGCATGAAGTGTTTGCCTACACCATCTCCGGCCAGTGGAGCTATCTGGAGCATGACTGGGTCGCAACCCGTGGCGATTTTGTCTACGAGTCACCGGGGGAGGGCCACACCCTGGTCGCCCATGAACATGCCGAGGCCATGCGCGTGCTGTTCATCGTCAAAGGGCCCTTGATCTGGCTGGACAAGCATGGCAATGCCGACGGCTATTTCGATGTCCATGACTACATCGCCATGTGCCGCACGCATTACGACTCCGTGGGCCTGGGGGCAGCCCGGCTGCAGACCCTGTTTCGTTAG
- a CDS encoding alginate lyase family protein has protein sequence MALATGLLGGVGAVSVHAQSCEAAPPGQPDIRAIGYYIDKAYSVIDPELKRESQQAVAGLNGFAAKVARWSDDYLRSGERLPAACTLQWLAAWARDGAMQGRMIRVNNDQPYYMRQWMLDAVALAYLKVHDQADAAQRAVIEPWLQQLAVANLAYWDDAKHRRNNHYYWGGLGVLATGLVTGNDALWRAGHEAFRSGVQAIQPDGRLPFEMTRGRRALHYHDYALAPLVLMAELARLRGEDWYGDNHHAIDRLARRVAEGWSDASWFAEQAGVPQEVGKPGRSSGWVEFYRLRTPEPAIFEGMHAYAPFHDPTLGGDLTLMATKGIVRSLAK, from the coding sequence TTGGCGCTGGCTACGGGCTTGCTGGGTGGCGTGGGGGCCGTGTCGGTCCATGCGCAATCCTGTGAGGCAGCGCCGCCGGGCCAGCCTGATATCCGCGCTATCGGCTACTACATCGACAAGGCTTACTCCGTCATTGACCCGGAGCTCAAACGGGAGAGTCAGCAGGCTGTCGCAGGACTGAATGGCTTTGCGGCCAAGGTGGCACGCTGGAGCGATGACTATCTGCGCAGCGGTGAACGCCTGCCAGCCGCATGCACGCTGCAATGGCTGGCAGCCTGGGCCCGCGACGGGGCCATGCAAGGCCGCATGATCCGGGTGAACAACGATCAGCCCTACTACATGCGCCAGTGGATGCTGGATGCCGTGGCCCTGGCTTACTTGAAGGTGCATGACCAGGCCGATGCGGCGCAGCGGGCGGTGATTGAGCCCTGGCTGCAGCAGCTGGCGGTGGCCAATCTGGCGTACTGGGATGATGCCAAACATCGCCGCAACAACCACTATTACTGGGGTGGTCTGGGCGTGCTGGCCACGGGTCTGGTCACCGGCAACGACGCACTGTGGCGTGCAGGGCATGAGGCATTTCGCAGCGGCGTGCAGGCCATACAGCCCGATGGGCGCTTGCCCTTTGAGATGACGCGTGGCCGGCGTGCGCTGCACTACCACGATTATGCGTTGGCGCCGCTGGTGTTGATGGCGGAGCTGGCGCGGCTGCGAGGTGAAGACTGGTATGGCGACAACCATCATGCCATCGACCGATTGGCGCGTCGTGTGGCCGAAGGCTGGAGCGATGCTTCCTGGTTTGCCGAGCAGGCCGGTGTGCCGCAGGAGGTGGGTAAGCCAGGCCGCTCCAGTGGCTGGGTGGAGTTTTACCGCCTGCGCACGCCAGAGCCCGCAATATTTGAGGGCATGCATGCCTATGCCCCTTTTCATGATCCCACGCTGGGCGGCGACCTGACGCTGATGGCCACAAAGGGCATTGTGCGTTCGCTGGCCAAGTAG
- a CDS encoding ABC transporter ATP-binding protein, translated as MLELHAVSVRYGHHRALDGVDLQVGAGELVAMLGANGAGKSTLLQAIARLVEPEPGSSLRLESIDLLQLQPHEVVEAGIALVPEGRGIFGALSVRENLALGAYARRARSSQAQSLERVLALFPRLGQRLGQAVATMSGGEQQMVAIGRALMSCPRLLLLDEPSLGLSPLLSGELFKAIRHIASQGMGVLMVEQNAKKSLAIAERAYLLGNGRVLGCGAARELARDPAVQAAYLGVGV; from the coding sequence ATGCTTGAGCTGCATGCCGTCAGCGTGCGCTACGGTCACCACCGCGCACTGGATGGCGTGGACCTGCAGGTGGGGGCGGGCGAGCTGGTGGCCATGCTGGGTGCCAATGGCGCGGGCAAGTCCACGCTGCTGCAGGCCATTGCCCGCCTGGTGGAGCCCGAGCCCGGCAGCAGCCTGCGCCTTGAAAGCATCGACTTGCTGCAGCTGCAGCCCCATGAGGTGGTGGAGGCCGGCATCGCCCTGGTGCCCGAGGGGCGGGGCATATTTGGTGCGCTCAGCGTGCGGGAGAACCTGGCGTTGGGCGCCTATGCCCGGCGTGCCAGGTCCAGCCAGGCCCAAAGCCTGGAGCGGGTGTTGGCCCTTTTTCCCCGGCTGGGCCAACGCCTGGGCCAGGCTGTAGCCACCATGAGCGGGGGCGAGCAGCAAATGGTGGCCATAGGCCGTGCCCTTATGTCCTGCCCTCGTTTGCTGCTGCTGGACGAGCCCTCGCTGGGGCTGTCGCCCTTGTTGAGTGGCGAGCTGTTCAAGGCGATCCGGCATATCGCCAGCCAGGGCATGGGCGTGCTCATGGTCGAGCAGAACGCCAAGAAAAGCCTGGCCATTGCCGAGCGCGCCTATTTGCTGGGGAACGGCCGGGTGCTGGGCTGCGGTGCGGCCCGCGAGCTGGCGCGGGACCCCGCCGTCCAGGCGGCCTATCTGGGGGTGGGCGTATGA
- a CDS encoding acetamidase/formamidase family protein, translating to MSVLHHLACSPETVVRGWLTPHARPVLHIASGDRVGIDTVNAAGLPEQDVAPWLLSQGIAPEGAVLELLAILRTVEKGPGPHVLTGPIWVEGAMPGDVLAVEVLSVAPRAPLYGINFSRPGAGSLPQLLTAPWRRLMPIHADGQSACFKPGLDLPLAPFMGIMGVSPTAPVSSIPPGLFGGNLDLKDLRPGARLYLPVQVAGGLFYTGDGHGLQAHGEANLTALECAMHCELRFVLHQRRLLIGPLAETEDDYLVLGLDADLNLAATQAVARSVGILQWAARLGVAEAYALSSLVVDFEITQLVDGVKGVHGRIPKHLLPGPEGGAGRYWGPPPVSI from the coding sequence ATGAGCGTGCTGCATCACCTGGCTTGCAGCCCCGAGACCGTGGTGCGGGGCTGGTTGACGCCCCATGCCCGGCCGGTGCTGCACATTGCCAGCGGTGACCGGGTGGGCATAGACACGGTCAATGCCGCCGGCCTGCCCGAGCAGGATGTCGCGCCCTGGCTGCTCTCCCAGGGCATAGCGCCGGAGGGGGCGGTGCTGGAGCTGCTGGCCATCTTGCGGACGGTGGAGAAGGGGCCTGGCCCCCATGTGCTGACCGGCCCGATCTGGGTGGAGGGCGCCATGCCCGGCGATGTGCTGGCCGTGGAGGTGTTGTCCGTGGCGCCCCGGGCCCCTTTGTACGGGATCAACTTCAGCCGGCCGGGCGCGGGCAGCCTGCCGCAGCTGCTGACCGCGCCCTGGCGCAGGCTTATGCCCATCCATGCGGATGGGCAAAGCGCTTGCTTCAAGCCGGGGCTGGATCTGCCGCTGGCCCCCTTCATGGGCATCATGGGTGTGTCGCCCACCGCGCCGGTGTCATCCATTCCGCCGGGCCTGTTTGGCGGCAATCTGGACCTGAAGGATTTGCGGCCCGGCGCCAGGCTTTATCTGCCCGTGCAGGTGGCGGGTGGGCTGTTCTACACCGGCGACGGCCATGGCCTGCAAGCCCATGGCGAGGCCAATCTCACGGCGCTGGAATGCGCCATGCATTGCGAGCTGAGGTTTGTGCTGCACCAGCGCCGGCTGCTGATCGGCCCGCTGGCCGAGACCGAGGACGACTATCTGGTGCTGGGCCTGGATGCGGACCTGAACCTCGCCGCCACCCAGGCAGTGGCGCGCAGCGTGGGTATTTTGCAATGGGCTGCGAGGCTGGGTGTGGCCGAGGCCTATGCCCTGAGCAGCCTGGTTGTGGATTTTGAAATCACCCAGCTGGTGGATGGCGTCAAGGGCGTGCACGGGCGCATTCCCAAGCATCTGCTGCCCGGGCCGGAGGGCGGGGCAGGGCGTTATTGGGGGCCGCCGCCAGTGAGCATATGA
- a CDS encoding GFA family protein, whose translation MHAVHCGSDVQFKGEAPTAYRSSDWAERGFCARCGTHLFYRLLPANDYVLPAGLFQEQAFSLATEIFVDEKPAYYALSDSTHKMTGQQVFEQYAPGT comes from the coding sequence ATGCACGCGGTGCACTGCGGCAGCGATGTGCAATTCAAGGGAGAGGCGCCCACGGCCTATCGCTCCTCGGATTGGGCCGAGCGCGGGTTTTGCGCCCGCTGCGGCACCCATTTGTTCTACCGACTGCTGCCAGCCAATGACTATGTGCTGCCGGCCGGGCTGTTTCAGGAGCAGGCGTTTTCGCTGGCCACCGAAATCTTTGTCGATGAAAAGCCAGCCTACTACGCACTGAGCGACAGCACCCACAAGATGACGGGGCAGCAGGTGTTTGAGCAGTACGCACCAGGCACATAA